A section of the Neofelis nebulosa isolate mNeoNeb1 chromosome 12, mNeoNeb1.pri, whole genome shotgun sequence genome encodes:
- the LOC131491557 gene encoding olfactory receptor 13F1-like, with product MVKANLTVISNFIFLGFTPYPKVEVIIFVLCLLMYLITLLGNIILISITILDSHLHKPMYFFLSNLSFLDIWYTSSALTPMLTNFVSGKHTISFSGCATQMYFSLAMGSTECVLLSTMAYDRYVAICNPLRYPIIMNKRACVQIAAGSWVTGCLTALVETVSVLQLSLCGSSIINHFTCEILAVLKLVCVDTSRVQLIMLVISVLLLPMPMLLICVSYAFILSNILRISSVDGGSKAFSTCAAHLTVVVLFYGTALSMYLKPSAVDSQETDKFMALVYAGLTPMLNPIIYSLRNKEVKAAVKKLLIRNPLCAFLIPHSKS from the coding sequence ATGGTCAAGGCAAACTTGACAgtcatttccaattttattttcctggggTTTACTCCTTACCCCAAAGTTGAGGTCATCATATTTGTGCTGTGCTTGCTGATGTACCTGATCACCCTGCTGGGTAATATCATTCTGATCTCCATCACCATCCTGGATTCCCACCTACACAaacccatgtacttcttcctcagcAACCTCTCCTTTTTAGACATCTGGTACACCTCTTCTGCTCTCACTCCAATGCTGACAAACTTTGTTTCAGGGAAACACACCATCTCATTCTCAGGATGTGCCACTCAGATGTACTTTTCTCTTGCCATGGGCTCCACTGAGTGTGTGCTTCTGTCCACGATGGCGTATGACCGGTATGTGGCCATCTGCAACCCTCTGAGATACCCCATCATCATGAACAAGAGGGCTTGTGTGCAGATTGCCGCTGGCTCCTGGGTGACAGGCTGCCTCACCGCCCTGGTGGAAACAGTATCTGTGCTGCAGCTGTCTCTCTGTGGAAGTAGCATCATCAATCACTTCACTTGTGAAATTCTGGCTGTCTTGAAACTAGTTTGTGTGGATACTTCCAGGGTGCAGTTAATCATGCTGGTGATCAGCGTACTACTTCTTCCTATGCCGATGCTCCTCATTTGTGTCTCTTACGCATTCATTCTCTCCAACATCCTGAGAATCAGCTCCGTGGATGGTGGAAGCAAAGCCTTTTCAACATGCGCAGCCCACCTGACTGTGGTGGTTTTGTTCTATGGGACAGCTCTCTCCATGTACCTGAAGCCCTCCGCTGTAGATTCACAGGAAACAGACAAATTTATGGCTTTGGTATATGCTGGATTAACCCCCATGTTGAATCCTATCATTTATAGTTTACGGAACAAAGAGGTAAAAGCAGCTGTGAAAAAATTGCTGATTAGGAACCCTCTGTGTGCTTTTTTAATCCCCCATAGCAAATCATAA